A window from Cryobacterium sp. PAMC25264 encodes these proteins:
- a CDS encoding RidA family protein gives MSVETFSPANLFQPAPYHHVAIGTGTRHVHVAGQISRDGDAAHIATGDLTGQVAQVLRNTALGLAGAGATFADVVRLRFFLTDASAPGRGEAFMAGIELVAAELNLPQPLPPVSVIGIDYLFEPDVLVELEAYAVLE, from the coding sequence ATGAGCGTCGAAACCTTCTCCCCCGCGAACCTGTTCCAGCCCGCGCCGTACCACCACGTCGCCATCGGTACCGGCACCCGACACGTGCACGTCGCCGGGCAGATCTCCCGCGACGGCGACGCCGCCCACATCGCCACCGGCGACCTCACCGGCCAGGTCGCCCAGGTGCTGCGCAACACCGCCCTCGGCCTCGCCGGTGCCGGCGCCACCTTCGCGGATGTCGTGCGGTTGCGCTTCTTCCTCACCGACGCGTCGGCCCCGGGTCGGGGCGAGGCTTTCATGGCCGGCATCGAGCTCGTCGCCGCGGAACTGAACTTGCCGCAGCCGCTGCCGCCGGTGTCGGTCATCGGCATCGACTACCTCTTCGAACCCGACGTGCTCGTCGAGCTCGAGGCCTACGCCGTGCTCGAGTAG
- a CDS encoding DUF4011 domain-containing protein — translation MSPTSATITISSLPFLSYAMAHCRIPVVDEIVIQNLAGETRGASLEVDVVSADGSLGGPKVLLVDLGDQQTTILRTVDLVLDPARMLGVDEQRPGLIRATLRNSVGALLAETTVNVEILAFNQWVANPLNLGLELLAAHVQPNAAAIAPLLTEASDLLKERTGNSSLSGYQTESAERVDETAAAIYDAMRARDIRYAEPPASWGSRGQKVRTPAEVLEGRLGTCLDTTVTLAAALEQAGINSTLWTLNDHIFIGYWRIDSSLGAPALTDVADIVNLVDLGEIGLVETTCIAGGDESAPFAEAQRLPHIKHLAAGLEKFLGVTDIRQARESHIFPLPSRSIGVDGETVVTVYQPGAGPTIAPYYASAAADTTPGGTPVPARVAQWKNALLDLSLRNKLINYTDRSGYPLAVPAPAVGRMEDAINAGTPITLVPSDAVPTIDRARGVRYGRDLSETARELMLADKKSAFIDITEAAYTTKLRYLANKAKTIVEETGANNLYLAFGMLHWTFNDRELRSPLVLVPVTMVTASRGTSYRLTVDESGASTPNYCLLEKLRLSFNLDIPGLSDPTQDSSGIDLPAAFTAVREAIAKAGLPFRVEESVDLSILQFAKFRLWKDLDENWEVLSLNSLVSHLINSPLEAYFDPVLSAPSVDLDELGGCVPVPADSSQLEAVAEAVGGRTFVLEGPPGTGKSQTITNLLARSLAAGKRVLFVAEKRAALDVVKKRLESVGLGDFSLDLHDKGARPAAARAQIKAALDLRVRADEAALQTNLEAAQSSRRSLARYADRLHETNAAGLSLYSARTHELTADQGITALAIPAALVAGSTPEIFATLRDVLRRLPEFSDLARPSAVHPWAFLDERPGTTLDPVAIHTAAREFDAALVGAQEAGFSLQALSRLATADAVAGWRIWPVHRGNRCP, via the coding sequence GTGAGCCCCACGTCTGCCACGATCACCATCAGTTCGTTGCCGTTCCTCAGCTACGCGATGGCACACTGCCGAATCCCTGTCGTCGATGAGATCGTCATCCAGAATCTCGCCGGCGAAACCCGCGGAGCCTCCCTCGAGGTTGACGTGGTGAGCGCCGACGGGTCACTCGGCGGGCCGAAGGTGCTCCTGGTCGACCTCGGTGACCAGCAGACCACGATCCTGCGCACCGTTGATCTTGTGCTTGACCCAGCTCGCATGCTCGGCGTGGATGAACAGCGGCCCGGTCTCATCCGCGCCACGTTGCGCAATAGCGTCGGAGCGCTTCTCGCGGAGACAACGGTCAACGTGGAGATTCTCGCTTTCAACCAGTGGGTGGCGAATCCCCTCAACCTCGGTCTGGAGCTGCTCGCTGCACACGTGCAACCGAATGCTGCCGCTATCGCACCGCTTCTGACCGAGGCCTCCGACCTGCTCAAGGAGCGCACGGGCAACTCCTCGCTCTCCGGCTACCAGACTGAGAGCGCTGAACGCGTCGACGAGACTGCGGCCGCGATCTACGACGCGATGCGAGCCCGCGACATCCGCTATGCGGAGCCGCCCGCTAGCTGGGGCTCCCGGGGCCAGAAGGTGCGCACCCCCGCCGAGGTGCTCGAGGGACGCCTCGGCACCTGCCTCGACACGACAGTCACCCTTGCAGCCGCACTGGAGCAGGCCGGGATCAACTCGACGCTGTGGACCCTGAACGACCACATCTTCATCGGCTACTGGCGCATCGACTCGTCACTGGGCGCGCCAGCGCTCACCGACGTGGCCGACATCGTGAACCTGGTCGACCTCGGCGAGATCGGGCTGGTCGAAACGACCTGCATTGCGGGAGGCGACGAGTCGGCACCGTTCGCGGAGGCGCAACGCCTCCCCCATATCAAGCACCTCGCGGCCGGCCTGGAGAAGTTCCTCGGTGTCACAGACATCCGCCAGGCCCGCGAGTCCCACATCTTTCCGCTGCCGAGCCGCTCGATCGGCGTCGATGGTGAAACAGTCGTCACCGTCTACCAGCCTGGCGCCGGGCCGACCATCGCGCCCTATTACGCGTCAGCAGCGGCCGACACCACGCCCGGAGGCACACCGGTTCCCGCCCGGGTGGCCCAATGGAAGAACGCCCTGCTCGACCTGAGTCTGCGCAACAAGCTGATCAACTACACCGACCGCTCCGGGTACCCGCTCGCCGTTCCGGCACCGGCAGTGGGGCGGATGGAAGACGCGATCAATGCCGGCACCCCGATCACTCTGGTGCCCTCCGACGCCGTGCCCACCATCGACCGTGCCCGCGGCGTGCGCTATGGGCGCGATCTGTCCGAAACCGCCCGGGAGCTGATGCTCGCCGACAAGAAGAGCGCCTTCATTGACATCACTGAAGCCGCGTACACGACCAAACTGCGCTACCTCGCCAACAAGGCGAAAACCATCGTGGAGGAGACCGGCGCGAACAACCTGTACCTGGCGTTCGGGATGTTGCACTGGACATTCAACGACCGCGAGCTCCGCTCGCCTCTCGTGCTCGTTCCCGTCACGATGGTGACCGCGAGCCGCGGCACCTCCTACCGGCTGACCGTTGATGAATCTGGTGCCTCGACCCCGAACTACTGCCTGCTCGAAAAGCTGCGACTGAGCTTCAACCTCGACATTCCGGGGCTGTCAGACCCGACCCAAGACTCCTCGGGTATCGATCTGCCCGCGGCATTCACGGCCGTGCGCGAGGCCATCGCCAAAGCCGGGCTTCCGTTTCGGGTCGAGGAGTCGGTGGATCTGTCGATTCTGCAGTTCGCCAAGTTCCGGCTTTGGAAGGACTTGGACGAGAACTGGGAGGTCCTGTCCCTGAACAGCCTCGTCTCCCACCTGATCAACTCTCCCCTGGAGGCCTACTTCGATCCCGTGCTGTCAGCGCCGAGCGTAGATCTGGATGAGCTGGGCGGGTGCGTGCCGGTGCCGGCCGACTCTTCGCAGCTGGAGGCGGTCGCCGAGGCCGTGGGCGGGCGCACCTTCGTGCTCGAGGGCCCTCCGGGCACGGGCAAGTCGCAGACGATCACAAACCTGCTCGCCCGCTCACTCGCAGCCGGCAAACGGGTGCTGTTCGTCGCAGAGAAGCGTGCCGCCCTCGATGTGGTGAAGAAACGCTTGGAAAGCGTCGGACTTGGTGATTTCTCCCTGGACCTGCACGACAAGGGCGCCCGACCGGCTGCCGCACGCGCGCAGATCAAGGCGGCACTCGACCTGCGAGTGCGGGCCGATGAAGCTGCGCTGCAGACCAACCTCGAGGCTGCCCAGTCGAGCCGGCGCAGTCTCGCCCGGTACGCCGACCGCCTGCACGAAACCAACGCTGCCGGGCTCTCCCTCTACAGCGCCCGCACGCACGAACTCACCGCGGATCAGGGCATCACCGCGCTGGCGATTCCGGCTGCGCTTGTCGCCGGAAGCACACCGGAGATCTTCGCGACCCTGCGCGACGTGCTCCGCCGGCTTCCCGAATTCTCCGATCTGGCCCGCCCCAGCGCTGTGCACCCGTGGGCGTTCCTCGACGAACGGCCCGGCACAACGCTAGATCCGGTCGCGATTCATACTGCTGCGCGCGAGTTCGACGCCGCACTGGTCGGCGCACAGGAGGCCGGGTTCAGCCTGCAGGCGCTGAGCCGGTTGGCGACTGCAGACGCGGTCGCCGGATGGCGGATCTGGCCCGTGCACCGCGGCAACCGGTGCCCGTGA